The region GGCCGCCGCTCCTTCTGCGCTGGCGTTCGAGAACTGCGTGCGCGAGCCCGGGAACTCGCGGCACAGAGGTGCCATCTTCTCGCCCTCGAGGAGCCGGGCAATGAATCTGAGGCGTTCGTCCATCGGTCTACACGTCCTCCACGGCATCTGGGCTCTCCCCAAATGCCGATTGTGTAAACCATGTCTCCAGAATCAGGTGTCAACGATGTCTCGCTAAGCACAGCGGGGTTGGGGTGTCGCGCATCTGCTCCCCGCCTACGGGACTGGGGCTCGCGACGAAGAACCGAACGAATCTGCATGGTGTGCCGGCGCCTCTTACCCTCAGGCGCTGAACCTGCGACCTCGTTCTCGGAAGCGAAGCGATCTCGCGGTGTGGCGCGGCCCTGTCGCGGATCCAAACCGGCGACGGCAGGCCGGCGCCGCATGCCCGACAGTGTCAGGGACACCAGACGATCTTGCTGTCGCGCCGACCGCCCCGGGCGGGTGAGGCGCTTACTCGACGCCCCTCGATCCGTCGTAGAGCTTGGAGGCACCGACGCCCCATTCCGTGAGCACGCCGATGGCTTCCTGCAGGGGAACCTCGAGAAACGTGACTCGATCCCGGGGCACCACGTAGACCTGGCCGACCGCTGCGGTGGGCGCCATCGGCACGAAGACCGCGCAGCGCTCGTCCGACAACGATTCGACGAAGAGCCCGAGCACCGACGTGCCGGAACCATGGAGATCGATCTCGACCGCCGAGAATTCCTCTCCGTGAGTTCCCGTGACGCGTTCCGCGAGCTTCCGCGCCGCCCCGTACAGGGGAATCGACCCCTCCAGGAACCTGTCCACGGCGCGCTTGACCGCATCGCCGGGGCGCGTCCCGAGCAAGGCACCGACGGCGAAGCACAATGCGACGACGGCCAGGATCGTTGCTAGCCCGGCAATGAGGATGTTCGTGACGGGGCCGAACGGCAGCACGCCTTCGAGCAACTCGGCGAGCCCGATGAGCACCGGCAGCGCAGAGGCGACCAGGAACGCCACGACGCCGAGCGGTACGAGCGCGACGAGCCCGCGCAGTGCCGTCGCCCAGAGTCGCCGCACCGTTTCCTTCATGAACGCGAGCGTAGCTCGAAGTCCGCCGTGGCCGCCGGCGAGGGCTTCGACGTCAGCCGGGAGAACGTTGCGGGGTGCATCCTCGAGGCGCTGAGCCGGCCCCCGACAGCCAACCGTGTGGTCGATCTGCTCGACGGCGATACTCCGATCGCGAGCGCCTTCGCTGAGGGCTGATGACCGCGCTCGGCCCGGGTCCCATCCCACTGGCGCCACCGGTCACGACCGCCACCTTGCCCCACAGGCCCTGCATGGCTCCTCCCGGGGGCGCGACGATCGTCGACCCGGGGCG is a window of bacterium DNA encoding:
- a CDS encoding DUF502 domain-containing protein; its protein translation is MKETVRRLWATALRGLVALVPLGVVAFLVASALPVLIGLAELLEGVLPFGPVTNILIAGLATILAVVALCFAVGALLGTRPGDAVKRAVDRFLEGSIPLYGAARKLAERVTGTHGEEFSAVEIDLHGSGTSVLGLFVESLSDERCAVFVPMAPTAAVGQVYVVPRDRVTFLEVPLQEAIGVLTEWGVGASKLYDGSRGVE